A section of the Leminorella richardii genome encodes:
- the aroC gene encoding chorismate synthase, whose translation MAGNSIGQLFRVTTFGESHGVALGCIVDGVPPGLPLTEEDLQQDLDRRRPGTSRYTTQRREPDSVRILSGVFEGVTTGTSIGLLIENTDQRSQDYGAIKDLFRPGHADYTYQQKYGIRDYRGGGRSSARETAMRVAAGAIAKKYLQEKLGVRVRGYMSQMGNIQCELKDWAQVEQNPFFCPDVDRLEALDELMRELKKAGDSIGASVTVVAEGIPVGLGEPVFDRLDADLAHALMSINAVKGVEIGDGFGVVGQRGSEHRDEISPQGFLSNHAGGILGGISSGQQITARIALKPTSSITVPGRTINKQGEAVEMITRGRHDPCVGIRAVPIAEAMMAIVLMDHFLRHRAQCADVTTDVPRW comes from the coding sequence ATGGCCGGAAACAGTATTGGACAACTATTTCGCGTAACGACGTTTGGCGAGTCTCATGGTGTAGCCCTCGGCTGTATCGTTGACGGTGTGCCTCCGGGGCTACCGCTCACTGAAGAGGATCTTCAGCAGGACTTAGATCGCCGCCGTCCGGGAACTTCCCGCTATACGACTCAGCGTCGGGAGCCCGATAGCGTGCGCATTCTTTCTGGCGTGTTTGAGGGCGTGACGACAGGCACCAGCATTGGCCTGCTGATTGAAAACACCGATCAGCGTTCTCAGGACTACGGCGCGATTAAAGATCTGTTTCGCCCTGGGCATGCGGACTACACTTATCAGCAAAAATACGGCATCCGCGACTACCGCGGCGGTGGCCGTTCTTCTGCCCGTGAAACGGCGATGCGCGTGGCGGCAGGAGCCATTGCCAAGAAGTATCTACAGGAAAAACTCGGCGTTCGCGTTCGCGGCTATATGTCGCAGATGGGGAACATTCAGTGTGAACTGAAAGACTGGGCGCAGGTAGAGCAGAACCCGTTCTTCTGCCCTGACGTTGACCGTTTGGAAGCGCTGGACGAGCTGATGCGCGAGCTGAAAAAAGCGGGCGATTCTATTGGCGCTAGCGTAACGGTGGTCGCCGAAGGTATTCCCGTTGGGCTTGGCGAACCCGTATTTGACCGTCTGGACGCCGATCTGGCCCACGCGCTGATGAGCATCAACGCGGTGAAAGGCGTTGAAATTGGCGATGGCTTTGGCGTTGTCGGCCAGCGCGGCAGTGAGCACCGTGACGAAATTTCACCGCAGGGTTTTTTAAGCAACCATGCGGGCGGAATTTTGGGCGGTATCAGCAGCGGCCAGCAGATTACGGCTCGTATAGCCCTTAAGCCGACCTCTAGCATTACCGTGCCGGGGCGCACTATTAACAAGCAGGGCGAAGCGGTAGAGATGATCACCCGCGGCCGTCACGATCCCTGTGTAGGCATTCGCGCTGTACCGATTGCTGAAGCCATGATGGCCATCGTGCTTATGGATCACTTTTTGCGCCATCGCGCACAGTGTGCTGATGTAACAACGGACGTTCCTCGCTGGTAA
- the mepA gene encoding penicillin-insensitive murein endopeptidase, whose product MKYGFLAAVMLAASAFSVSAATPWQQVKEPVPGAAQAIGGFSNGCIIGAQPLPLKGDGYQVMRTEKRRYFGHPDLLNFIDRLTQKTQAQSLGVVLIGDMGMPAGGRFATGHASHQSGLDVDIWLQLPASRWSSAQLKSPRAIDLVSGDGKSVVESLWSAEVAELVKLAASDRDVTRLFVHPAIKQKLCQTAGTDRTWLRKVRPWFGHRAHMHVRLRCPADSLECEEQAAIPAGDGCGAELTSWLEAPAKLPNAKPKPPVIPEPPASCKALIVNNFKAK is encoded by the coding sequence ATGAAATACGGTTTTTTAGCCGCCGTCATGCTGGCGGCGAGCGCTTTTTCAGTATCGGCTGCGACGCCGTGGCAACAGGTCAAAGAACCCGTTCCCGGCGCCGCACAGGCTATCGGTGGCTTTTCTAACGGCTGTATTATCGGCGCTCAGCCTCTGCCTCTGAAAGGGGACGGTTATCAGGTAATGCGCACCGAAAAGCGCCGCTATTTTGGCCACCCAGACTTGCTGAACTTTATTGATCGCCTGACGCAGAAAACTCAGGCGCAGAGCCTGGGTGTTGTGCTGATTGGTGACATGGGAATGCCTGCAGGTGGGCGATTCGCCACCGGCCACGCTAGCCACCAGAGCGGGCTGGATGTGGACATTTGGCTTCAGCTGCCAGCGTCGCGCTGGAGCAGCGCACAGCTAAAAAGTCCCAGAGCGATCGATCTGGTTTCTGGAGATGGTAAGAGCGTTGTAGAGAGCCTGTGGTCAGCAGAGGTGGCTGAGCTGGTTAAGCTTGCCGCCAGCGATCGGGACGTTACCCGTCTCTTTGTACATCCGGCCATCAAGCAGAAGCTGTGCCAAACCGCCGGAACCGATCGCACTTGGCTGAGAAAGGTTCGCCCGTGGTTCGGTCATCGCGCGCATATGCACGTTCGCCTGCGCTGCCCGGCAGACAGTCTGGAGTGTGAAGAGCAGGCGGCTATCCCTGCCGGAGACGGCTGCGGTGCGGAGCTGACAAGCTGGCTGGAAGCCCCAGCCAAGCTGCCTAATGCCAAACCGAAGCCGCCGGTGATCCCTGAGCCGCCCGCTTCCTGTAAGGCGCTCATTGTGAATAACTTTAAGGCAAAATAG
- a CDS encoding TSUP family transporter produces MEWFPLGTEVYVILFFVAMIAGFIDSIAGGGGLIGLPALLSVGLPPAQALATNKLQSIGGSFSASLYFIRQKAVDLKGQRWTILLTFIGAMIGAILIQHIQADILRAVLPVLVIAIGLYFLFSPKVGELERQQRLTVWPFAFCIGFCIGFYDGFFGPGAGSFFALGYVTLQGFTLTRATAHAKVLNFTSNLASLLFFILGGKVIWSIGLVMLCGQVIGARTGARMVLSKGQKLIRPMLIAVSFIMSIKLIYDSHGAEIQSWLSQFFR; encoded by the coding sequence ATGGAGTGGTTCCCGCTCGGTACAGAGGTTTACGTTATCCTGTTTTTCGTTGCGATGATTGCGGGATTTATTGACTCTATTGCCGGAGGCGGGGGCCTTATCGGGCTGCCTGCGCTGCTGTCTGTGGGGCTCCCTCCGGCGCAGGCGTTAGCCACCAATAAACTACAGTCTATTGGCGGTTCGTTTTCCGCCAGCCTCTACTTTATTCGCCAGAAAGCGGTGGACTTAAAGGGGCAACGCTGGACCATTCTGTTAACTTTTATCGGCGCCATGATTGGCGCCATTTTGATCCAGCACATTCAGGCGGACATTCTGCGAGCTGTGCTGCCGGTGTTGGTTATCGCCATTGGGCTGTATTTCCTGTTTAGCCCGAAAGTGGGTGAACTCGAACGCCAGCAGCGATTGACGGTGTGGCCGTTCGCGTTTTGTATTGGTTTTTGCATCGGCTTTTATGACGGCTTTTTCGGCCCCGGTGCGGGTTCATTTTTCGCGCTGGGCTATGTCACGCTACAGGGCTTCACCCTGACACGCGCCACGGCGCACGCTAAGGTGCTCAACTTTACCTCCAACCTGGCGTCGCTGCTGTTTTTCATTCTCGGCGGCAAGGTGATTTGGAGTATTGGGCTGGTGATGCTGTGTGGACAGGTCATCGGCGCACGCACTGGTGCAAGGATGGTATTAAGCAAAGGGCAAAAGCTGATTCGCCCAATGCTGATCGCCGTTTCGTTTATCATGAGCATTAAGCTTATTTACGATAGCCACGGCGCAGAAATACAGAGCTGGCTGAGCCAATTCTTCCGCTAG
- a CDS encoding elongation factor P hydroxylase, protein MTVTQKHNPQDLVDLFAQTFKAQYQTELVNDGDEPVYLPAGEDSPYHRIIFAHGFYASAFHEISHWCIAGEERRKLVDYGYWYCPDGRSAEKQAEFEVVEIKPQALDWLFCAASDYPFNVSCDNLDGNFDPDRVAFQRKVHAQVVDYLTHRSIPERAFRFVEALRAFYHTKPLTPSDFPYPEYPAGWQSPMSQ, encoded by the coding sequence ATGACTGTAACGCAAAAACATAATCCACAGGATCTCGTCGACCTGTTCGCTCAGACGTTTAAAGCACAGTATCAAACCGAATTGGTTAACGACGGCGATGAGCCGGTTTACCTTCCGGCAGGGGAAGATTCCCCTTACCACCGCATCATTTTCGCCCACGGCTTTTACGCCAGCGCGTTCCATGAAATTTCCCACTGGTGCATTGCCGGTGAAGAGCGTCGCAAGCTGGTGGATTACGGCTACTGGTACTGCCCGGACGGGCGCAGCGCTGAAAAACAGGCAGAGTTTGAAGTGGTTGAAATTAAGCCTCAGGCGCTGGACTGGCTGTTCTGTGCCGCATCGGACTATCCGTTCAACGTGAGCTGCGACAATCTGGACGGTAACTTTGATCCCGACCGCGTGGCTTTCCAGCGTAAGGTTCACGCTCAGGTGGTGGACTATCTGACTCACCGTAGCATACCTGAACGCGCTTTTCGCTTTGTTGAGGCGCTAAGAGCCTTTTATCATACCAAGCCGCTGACGCCGAGCGACTTTCCCTATCCTGAATATCCTGCGGGCTGGCAGTCGCCGATGTCGCAGTAG
- a CDS encoding YfcL family protein: protein MIARLEQNILALIDENVEHASDDELFAGGYLRGHVTLAAALAEDQGSTSLDAYSVLIEKSLDDAIKAGELSPPDRVLVFELWQSLKSKVA from the coding sequence ATGATTGCACGACTTGAACAGAACATTCTGGCGCTGATTGATGAAAACGTAGAGCACGCCAGTGATGACGAGCTGTTTGCCGGTGGCTATCTGCGCGGGCACGTGACTTTGGCTGCGGCTCTGGCGGAAGATCAGGGCAGCACGTCTCTGGACGCGTACTCTGTGCTTATCGAAAAGAGCCTCGACGACGCTATTAAAGCCGGTGAGCTTTCGCCGCCGGATCGAGTGCTGGTGTTTGAACTGTGGCAGTCGCTAAAGAGTAAAGTGGCCTAA
- the mnmC gene encoding bifunctional tRNA (5-methylaminomethyl-2-thiouridine)(34)-methyltransferase MnmD/FAD-dependent 5-carboxymethylaminomethyl-2-thiouridine(34) oxidoreductase MnmC: protein MNISSIEHAFLEWNEQGTPVSRAFDDVYFSNQDGPQETHYVFLHGNGLPDRFSTHSARRFTVAETGFGTGLNFLTLWLAFRQFRATYPDAPLRALHFISFEKYPLSQRDLQEVHCAWPQFAPLCQELQQSWPPALPGCHRLLLDNDTVTLDLWFGDVNQILPTLGDDTLGQVNAWFLDGFAPSKNPEMWTPQLFNSMARMASSSGTFATFTAAGFVRRGLQQAGFDVSRIKGFGNKREMLVGTRRAELPEAPKDQYPWYHCPAAEVPNDVAIIGGGVASALLALALLRRGANVTLYCADDRPAQGASGNAQGALYPLLSNRDDALSETFLHAFLFARWRYDKLLQRGLAFDNQWCGVTQLGYDDKSRQKIDNMLASLPPSEIAYAVTQQQTEALCGLPTGCGGIHYPLGGWLSPRQLTQEALSKAVRCGMQLHYCHQLSELCPDENGWTLHFSHGTQTHHATVVLANGHRLTDFIQTRELPLTPVRGQVSQIPTSDELRQLQQVICYDGYMTPVDADGRLHCIGASYGRGEHNAEYRDSEQQENRQRLIRCLPDAEWPMRVDVSAGLARCGVRSAVRDHLPMVGSAPDVSLLLERYRVLAIKIRQREEIESAPVVKGLYVLGGLGSRGLCSAPLMAETLAGQIFGEPLPLPAKLSAALNPNRLWVRRLLKGATLPPKANGSQE from the coding sequence GTGAATATATCCTCCATTGAACACGCTTTCCTTGAATGGAATGAACAGGGTACACCTGTATCCCGAGCGTTTGATGATGTCTATTTTTCCAATCAGGATGGACCGCAAGAAACCCATTACGTTTTTTTACACGGCAACGGCTTGCCGGATCGATTTTCCACACACTCTGCACGCCGCTTCACGGTGGCAGAAACCGGTTTCGGCACCGGGCTCAACTTCCTTACTCTGTGGCTAGCCTTCCGCCAGTTTCGAGCGACCTATCCCGATGCACCGCTAAGGGCTCTGCACTTTATCAGCTTTGAAAAATACCCACTGAGCCAGCGCGACCTGCAAGAAGTGCATTGCGCGTGGCCGCAGTTTGCACCGCTTTGCCAAGAGCTTCAGCAGTCCTGGCCGCCTGCTCTGCCCGGCTGCCATCGGTTGCTGCTGGACAACGACACTGTCACCCTCGATCTATGGTTCGGCGATGTAAACCAGATCCTACCGACTCTTGGTGACGACACCCTCGGTCAGGTTAATGCCTGGTTTCTTGACGGCTTCGCGCCGTCGAAAAATCCGGAAATGTGGACGCCACAGCTGTTTAACAGCATGGCGAGAATGGCCTCATCGTCAGGCACTTTTGCTACCTTTACCGCCGCCGGATTTGTTCGCAGGGGTCTACAGCAGGCCGGTTTTGACGTTTCACGCATCAAGGGCTTTGGCAACAAGCGGGAAATGCTGGTCGGTACTCGACGCGCCGAGTTGCCCGAAGCGCCAAAAGATCAATATCCCTGGTATCACTGCCCGGCAGCAGAAGTTCCCAACGACGTAGCTATTATCGGCGGCGGCGTAGCGTCAGCCCTTCTCGCCCTCGCGCTGCTTCGCCGAGGCGCTAACGTAACACTCTACTGTGCAGACGATAGACCAGCTCAGGGAGCCTCTGGCAACGCTCAGGGGGCGCTGTATCCACTGCTTTCCAATCGAGACGACGCGCTGAGTGAGACGTTTCTCCACGCGTTTCTTTTTGCACGGTGGCGCTATGACAAGCTGCTACAGCGCGGTCTGGCATTTGATAATCAATGGTGCGGCGTCACTCAGCTTGGCTATGATGATAAAAGCCGCCAAAAAATCGACAATATGCTGGCCTCTTTACCTCCTTCTGAAATCGCCTATGCCGTCACACAGCAGCAGACCGAGGCGCTGTGTGGACTACCAACCGGCTGTGGCGGTATTCACTATCCTCTCGGTGGCTGGCTGTCGCCCCGCCAGTTGACTCAAGAGGCCTTAAGCAAGGCGGTGCGTTGTGGAATGCAGCTTCACTATTGTCATCAGCTCAGCGAGCTCTGCCCTGATGAAAACGGCTGGACGCTGCATTTTAGCCACGGCACTCAGACTCACCACGCCACCGTCGTGCTAGCCAACGGTCACCGCCTGACCGACTTTATTCAGACTCGCGAGCTTCCGCTAACGCCGGTTCGCGGTCAGGTTAGCCAGATTCCAACGTCGGATGAATTACGCCAGCTTCAACAGGTGATTTGCTATGACGGCTACATGACGCCAGTCGACGCAGACGGCCGCCTTCACTGCATCGGCGCTAGCTATGGGCGCGGGGAACACAATGCTGAATACAGAGATAGCGAACAGCAGGAAAACCGCCAGCGCCTGATCCGCTGCCTGCCTGATGCTGAATGGCCAATGCGCGTTGACGTTAGTGCAGGTCTGGCTCGCTGCGGCGTTCGCAGCGCAGTGCGGGATCATCTGCCTATGGTTGGTTCAGCTCCTGACGTCAGCCTTTTGCTGGAGCGCTATCGGGTGCTGGCAATAAAAATCCGTCAGAGAGAAGAAATTGAATCGGCGCCTGTAGTGAAGGGCCTTTATGTACTGGGTGGGCTTGGCTCTCGCGGACTGTGCTCGGCTCCACTGATGGCGGAAACGCTGGCCGGGCAGATTTTTGGTGAGCCGCTGCCGCTGCCCGCCAAACTGTCGGCAGCGCTAAACCCCAACAGGCTATGGGTACGCAGGCTGCTTAAGGGAGCAACGTTGCCACCAAAAGCGAACGGTAGCCAAGAGTGA
- the fabB gene encoding beta-ketoacyl-ACP synthase I translates to MKRAVITGLGVISSIGNNKEEVLASLELGRSGITHAQELQDAGMRSHVWGNVKLDTAGLIDRKIARFMSDASVYAYLSMQEAIKDSGLADEDVSNERTGLVVGSGGGSPRSQVAGADGMRARGIRGVGPYMVTKAMASGVSACLATPFKIRGVNYSISSACATSAHCIGHAVELIQLGKQDVVFAGGGEEMCWELACEFDAMGALSTKYNEMPEKASRTYDSERDGFVISGGGGMVVVEELEHALARGAHIYGEIVGYGATSDGADMVAPSGEGAVRCMKMAMHGVDTPIDYLNVHGTSTPVGDVKELGAIREVFGNNTPAISSTKAMTGHALGAAGVHEAIYSLLMLEHGFIAPSINIEQLDPEAEGMNIVTKTTRQALTTVMSNSFGFGGTNATLVMRKYR, encoded by the coding sequence ATGAAACGTGCAGTTATCACCGGTTTAGGTGTTATATCGAGTATTGGTAATAATAAAGAGGAAGTTCTGGCATCTCTGGAGCTGGGGCGTTCCGGTATTACTCATGCTCAGGAACTGCAAGACGCAGGTATGCGCAGTCACGTCTGGGGAAATGTAAAACTGGATACGGCAGGACTGATCGACCGGAAAATCGCCCGCTTTATGAGCGATGCTTCCGTGTATGCCTACCTTTCTATGCAGGAAGCGATTAAAGACTCAGGCCTGGCGGATGAAGATGTATCTAACGAGCGCACGGGGCTGGTTGTTGGTTCTGGCGGCGGCTCTCCGCGCAGTCAGGTTGCTGGTGCAGACGGCATGCGCGCGCGCGGTATCCGCGGCGTGGGTCCGTACATGGTAACCAAGGCGATGGCTTCAGGGGTTTCTGCCTGCCTCGCCACGCCGTTTAAAATTCGCGGCGTTAACTATTCCATCAGTTCTGCGTGTGCAACGTCGGCTCACTGTATTGGCCACGCCGTTGAGCTGATTCAGCTTGGTAAGCAGGACGTTGTGTTCGCTGGCGGCGGTGAAGAGATGTGCTGGGAACTGGCATGTGAGTTTGACGCCATGGGCGCGTTGTCCACCAAGTACAATGAAATGCCTGAAAAGGCTTCTCGTACCTATGATTCAGAGCGCGACGGTTTTGTTATCTCCGGCGGCGGCGGCATGGTTGTCGTTGAAGAGCTGGAACACGCGCTGGCGCGCGGTGCCCATATCTATGGCGAAATCGTTGGCTACGGCGCAACGTCTGACGGTGCCGACATGGTCGCTCCATCCGGTGAAGGTGCAGTGCGCTGCATGAAGATGGCGATGCACGGTGTTGATACACCGATTGACTATCTGAACGTTCACGGCACCTCTACGCCGGTTGGCGACGTGAAAGAGCTTGGTGCGATTCGTGAAGTGTTTGGTAACAATACGCCTGCCATTTCATCGACTAAAGCAATGACCGGCCACGCGCTGGGTGCTGCGGGCGTTCATGAAGCCATTTACTCGCTGCTGATGCTGGAACACGGCTTTATTGCTCCTAGCATTAATATTGAGCAGCTGGATCCGGAAGCAGAAGGCATGAACATCGTAACCAAGACGACGCGTCAGGCTCTGACGACAGTCATGTCTAACAGCTTTGGCTTCGGCGGTACTAACGCAACGCTAGTGATGCGTAAATATCGTTAA
- the rhtA gene encoding threonine/homoserine exporter RhtA, protein MPLNMKKSPVLVPVLLLLVAMLSIQSGASLAKTLFPVIGAQGMTALRLCLGTIILMAFLRPWRKNASRTPGPGARGWLVAYGLSLGGMNLMFYMALQTVPLGIAVALEFIGPLTVAMFSSRRVVDFLWIALVIAGLALLLPLNQSVDGVDPVGAGYALGAGVFWALYIIFGQRAGENYGTRSVAFGAMIATVIALPVGVMHAGTDLFSLAILPTAIGVAILSTALPYSLEMVALTRLPAQTFGTLTSLEPAMGALSGLIFLNETLSLIQWLGLLAIIVASMGASLTIRPKAKVRSVKKAQATAES, encoded by the coding sequence ATGCCTTTAAATATGAAAAAGTCACCGGTACTTGTACCGGTGCTATTGCTGCTCGTTGCTATGCTTTCTATTCAAAGCGGAGCTTCTCTTGCTAAAACGCTGTTTCCAGTTATCGGTGCGCAGGGAATGACGGCACTGCGCCTGTGCCTGGGAACCATTATCCTAATGGCATTTCTGCGGCCTTGGCGTAAAAATGCGTCGCGTACGCCTGGCCCCGGGGCTCGCGGCTGGCTGGTAGCCTATGGGCTTTCTCTGGGCGGCATGAACCTGATGTTTTATATGGCGCTACAGACGGTGCCGCTAGGCATCGCGGTCGCCTTGGAGTTCATTGGTCCTCTGACCGTCGCCATGTTTTCTTCTCGTCGCGTCGTCGACTTCCTTTGGATTGCGCTAGTTATTGCCGGGCTGGCACTGCTGCTGCCGTTAAATCAGTCTGTTGACGGCGTGGATCCGGTCGGTGCGGGCTACGCGCTAGGGGCAGGGGTGTTCTGGGCGCTGTACATTATTTTCGGACAGCGGGCTGGGGAAAATTACGGCACTCGCTCTGTGGCCTTTGGCGCGATGATAGCAACGGTGATTGCTTTACCGGTTGGCGTTATGCATGCCGGAACCGATCTGTTTTCTTTAGCTATTTTGCCTACCGCTATCGGCGTGGCGATCCTGTCGACGGCGCTGCCCTATTCGCTGGAGATGGTTGCGCTTACGCGACTTCCGGCTCAGACCTTCGGCACGTTGACCAGCCTTGAGCCCGCGATGGGGGCGCTGTCTGGGCTGATCTTCCTCAATGAAACCCTGTCGCTAATACAGTGGCTGGGGCTGCTGGCTATTATCGTCGCCTCCATGGGGGCCTCATTGACGATCAGGCCAAAGGCGAAGGTCAGATCGGTGAAAAAGGCGCAAGCGACCGCTGAGTCTTAA
- a CDS encoding PLP-dependent cysteine synthase family protein: protein MTRPWAKQAISEIEADFQRSADTHLIRLCLPQFPGIYLYLKDESTHPTGSLKHRLARSLFLYGLSNGWIKQDTTIIEASSGSTAVSEAYFARLLGLPFIAVMPDCTARKKIELIEFYGGRCHFVKHPSEIYAASKALASSLDGHYMDQFTYAERATDWRGNNNIADSIFRQMAKEPYSTPDYIVMSAGTGGTSATLGRYIRYQGHDTKLVVVDPESSVFYRYYQTGDRSPATACSRIEGIGRPRVEPSFIPQVIDEMIHVPDAASIATVLWLEKILGRKTGASTGTNVWGALQLAKRMKERGEQGAIVTLLCDSGERYLDTYYCPEWVQKNIGDLSEFQQQLSEL, encoded by the coding sequence ATGACGCGCCCATGGGCCAAACAGGCCATCAGTGAAATCGAAGCAGACTTTCAGCGCTCAGCAGATACGCACCTTATTCGCCTGTGCCTGCCCCAGTTTCCCGGTATTTACCTTTATCTGAAAGATGAAAGTACGCACCCCACCGGTAGCCTTAAGCACCGCCTAGCGCGCTCCCTATTTTTATACGGCCTCTCGAATGGGTGGATAAAACAGGATACGACGATTATTGAAGCTTCATCGGGCAGCACCGCCGTATCGGAAGCCTACTTCGCACGCCTGCTTGGTTTGCCCTTTATCGCTGTAATGCCTGACTGTACCGCCAGAAAGAAAATCGAGCTGATTGAGTTCTACGGCGGTCGCTGCCACTTTGTTAAACACCCGTCTGAAATCTACGCCGCCTCAAAAGCGCTAGCTAGCTCCCTTGACGGCCACTACATGGATCAGTTTACCTACGCTGAACGGGCTACCGACTGGCGCGGCAATAACAACATTGCCGACAGCATTTTCCGCCAGATGGCAAAAGAGCCCTATTCCACGCCGGACTATATCGTCATGAGCGCCGGAACCGGCGGTACTTCGGCCACTCTGGGTCGCTATATCCGCTATCAGGGACATGACACAAAGCTCGTCGTGGTCGATCCGGAAAGCTCAGTGTTCTATCGCTACTACCAAACCGGAGATCGTTCACCGGCTACTGCCTGTAGCCGCATTGAGGGCATTGGGCGGCCGCGTGTGGAGCCGTCGTTTATCCCACAGGTCATTGACGAAATGATCCACGTGCCGGATGCCGCCAGTATCGCCACCGTCCTCTGGTTAGAAAAAATCCTTGGCCGCAAGACCGGCGCCTCTACCGGCACCAACGTCTGGGGCGCGCTTCAGCTAGCCAAAAGGATGAAAGAACGCGGCGAACAGGGCGCTATCGTGACCCTACTGTGCGACAGCGGCGAGCGCTATCTGGACACCTATTACTGCCCGGAATGGGTGCAGAAAAACATTGGCGACCTCAGTGAATTTCAGCAACAGCTGAGCGAACTCTAG
- a CDS encoding SmdA family multidrug ABC transporter permease/ATP-binding protein translates to MKLFSQLRWFFVQEWRRYVGAVALLTIIAVLQLLPPKLVGIVVDGVTQREMGVSTLLMWIGAIIGTALVIYLLRYVWRVLLFGASYLLAVKLRRQLYTQLSRQYPDFYLRHRTGDLIARATNDVDRVVFAAGEGVLTLVDSLVMGCAVLVVMSSQISWQLTLFSLLPMPIMAIFIKRYGAQLHHRFRAAQAAFSSLNDKTQESLTSIRMIKAFGLEEHQACAFADVAADAGKKNMLVARVDARFDPTIYLAVACANMLAVGGGSWMVIHNHMTLGQLTSFVMYLGLMIWPMLALAWMFNIVERGSAAYARVSALMEETPSVIDGEGSLPEGRGALDINVRRFCYAGSERTALENVSVRLELGETLGLCGPIGSGKSTLLALIQRQFDPTEGEICFQGVPLTQVSLSEWQSRLSVVSQTPFLFSASVAENIALGRPEATREEVERAAALACVHEDILNFPQGYETEVGERGVMLSGGQKQRISIARALLVESEILILDDALSAVDGRTEYQILQNLRQWGKQRTLIVSAHRLSGLVNAGEILVLQEGAVSQRGTHAQLTEEKGWYRNMYRYQQLEAALDE, encoded by the coding sequence GTGAAACTTTTTTCCCAACTGCGCTGGTTCTTTGTTCAAGAGTGGCGGCGCTACGTCGGCGCGGTTGCGCTATTGACCATTATTGCTGTGCTTCAACTGTTGCCTCCGAAGCTGGTAGGCATTGTCGTTGACGGCGTAACGCAACGAGAGATGGGTGTTAGCACACTGCTGATGTGGATCGGCGCCATCATTGGTACGGCGCTGGTTATTTATCTGCTGCGCTACGTGTGGCGCGTTTTGCTGTTTGGTGCGTCTTATCTACTAGCCGTTAAGCTTCGGCGGCAGCTTTATACACAGCTGAGCCGACAGTATCCTGACTTTTATTTGCGTCACCGAACCGGTGATTTGATTGCTCGCGCCACCAATGACGTCGATCGCGTGGTGTTCGCGGCGGGGGAGGGGGTGCTGACGCTGGTTGACTCTCTAGTGATGGGCTGTGCGGTGCTGGTGGTAATGAGTAGCCAAATCAGCTGGCAGTTGACGCTGTTTTCCCTGTTGCCGATGCCGATTATGGCCATCTTTATCAAGCGTTACGGCGCACAGTTACACCATCGCTTTCGCGCCGCTCAGGCAGCGTTCTCTTCACTCAACGATAAAACTCAGGAAAGCCTGACCAGCATTCGCATGATTAAGGCCTTTGGTCTGGAAGAGCATCAGGCCTGCGCCTTTGCCGACGTGGCGGCCGATGCGGGTAAGAAAAATATGCTGGTGGCGCGCGTTGACGCCCGTTTCGACCCGACAATTTATCTTGCCGTTGCCTGCGCCAATATGCTGGCGGTCGGCGGCGGCAGCTGGATGGTGATCCATAACCATATGACGCTGGGGCAGTTGACTAGCTTTGTCATGTATCTGGGATTAATGATCTGGCCAATGCTGGCGCTGGCGTGGATGTTCAACATTGTTGAGCGCGGTAGTGCAGCCTATGCCCGCGTTTCGGCGCTGATGGAGGAAACTCCCAGTGTGATTGACGGTGAAGGTTCTTTGCCCGAAGGGCGAGGCGCTCTGGATATTAATGTGCGTCGTTTCTGCTATGCGGGATCGGAGCGCACTGCATTAGAAAACGTCAGTGTGCGGCTAGAGCTCGGTGAAACGCTGGGTCTGTGCGGACCTATAGGCTCGGGGAAAAGCACACTGCTGGCTCTTATTCAGCGGCAGTTTGACCCTACAGAGGGCGAAATTTGTTTCCAGGGCGTGCCGCTGACTCAAGTGTCCCTGTCTGAGTGGCAGTCCAGACTGTCTGTTGTGAGCCAAACGCCGTTTCTATTTTCTGCCAGCGTGGCGGAAAACATTGCCCTAGGCCGACCAGAGGCTACACGAGAAGAAGTGGAGCGTGCCGCTGCTCTGGCCTGCGTGCATGAAGATATTCTCAATTTTCCTCAGGGATATGAGACTGAGGTTGGCGAACGGGGCGTGATGCTCTCCGGCGGGCAAAAGCAGCGTATTTCTATTGCCCGCGCGCTGCTGGTGGAAAGCGAAATCCTGATTCTCGACGATGCGCTGTCCGCGGTGGACGGCCGGACGGAATATCAAATTTTGCAAAACCTTCGCCAGTGGGGAAAACAGAGAACGCTTATCGTGAGCGCTCACCGTCTGTCCGGACTGGTGAATGCCGGAGAAATTCTGGTTTTGCAGGAGGGGGCAGTTTCGCAGCGCGGAACTCACGCTCAGCTGACCGAGGAAAAGGGCTGGTATCGCAATATGTATCGCTATCAACAGCTGGAGGCCGCGCTGGATGAGTAA